The following DNA comes from Sander lucioperca isolate FBNREF2018 chromosome 2, SLUC_FBN_1.2, whole genome shotgun sequence.
cgtatCGACCAGCCCTATCTGGCGtgtatctttagcggagcggcGAGCCacttcacgcacgcttctgtGTGGAATATCAAGCGTTGACTTGAACGGTCGCGATTCCTCGCAGGGGGGCCGCGGAACGTAGCGCAGGCGCATACGGTGAAAAATAGGGGTaacgcaatttttttttttttttttttttgtcaactgATCGATTTGTTGATTCAATTGAGAGatcagtgaaactgagtttctccacaaagaatcatgcaaaagctcCACTTCTGTAAATCTTGTgttttaccagagatgtgctttTAAGTTACTTGGAAATAAGTAATTCAgtatgaaacaaaaacataaaaaaaataaaaaaaatcaactaagACCCAAACGacagattagtcgactaatcggcaTTGTATTTCATAAGCGTATGtgttttgtattgtgtttttaatgtagGCTAAACTATCTTAAACTAgtagctgtcagacaaatgtagtggagtacggAGTAGAATATTTATTTTCGAAATGTATTAACTTTTTAGTAAGCACATTACGCAGCGTAAAATATAAAAGAATTTACACCTTTATATTTCTCTACATGACTATACACAGAGTTCAACAGGTTTCCCGATGGCCCGGGGCAAGTAAATATATCATATTATCATATCACATCATCGTATCATAAATTAAGTTATCACATCACATTAGTCACATCGGAGAATGCTTGTTGAATGATTTGAATGTGCCATCAAAAATTGAGTTGGTGCTTGACACTTTTGACGTTTTGttaaacttatttttttctttttatacctTTGATGCATAAGACACattccttccagaaaaatgcggagtttttttgtgattgttgcggggcaaaaatccttgattatgcggcacgttttcttaaaaaatgcgatggaatatgcgggatatttatgcaattttatgagatgaaattgcgggaacttgcaaaaactgcggtttcctcatggcttcatcgcggggtttgcagcttttcgatgatgttcacgtcgcgtaattacgtcacttcgtaacgttcccatgggaacaggggaaaatggctgctcttgtgttaagtaaatgcaacatttttcaactttctgctaagatatgtgtgacttttttgtaaggaaaatgcggggattatgaaatcatgcaagccctgcatattttgcgcggaaatcggtaatttatgcggcgaaagtgcggcgtatttgaaaaaatgtgccccccccccgcataaatatgtggactttggctgattatgcattgaattatacaatcgcataatcgcgtttttctggagggactggtaagACGCTTTGAACGTTTTTGACTTTTAATgtcaaaaacgttttttttaaatagttgagATTTTTTCTTCccaggtttgtttttgtttactatattgacatttttcaaacgttcttttctatgttttttttgtatcttcTTCGAAAAAGACCATTTGTATAGGGTCTGGTAAAAATTCTCTTTGGGcaagtagaatttttttttcacttgcccGACCagacaagtttaaaaaaaaaaacaaaaaaaaaaaaaaaaaaaacttaacgtTGACCCCTGAAACAGCACTCTTTCCCTGTACATGTGACACACAAAACAGCATATTAATGGTCATAAACAGCTTCACGCTGCAGTGCAGTGGCTTCTTCACAGTGGCATCATATTTCTGGTTTCGTGTTCATAAATGTCTGGCAGCTCTCCCATGGAGGAGGACACCATTCGGACAGAGGTGCACCCACGGAGCTCCATCTCGTACCGGATGAGCTGTTTCCAGAAGCCGTTGTTCGGCCTCACCACGGGCCGAGAAGTCCTCACCCACCTGTGGGCTTCCAGGAGAGATACGCCGCGGTGTTTCATCAGGTAGGCCATGCACAGCGAGGCGGAGCGGCTCACTCCCGCGTTGCAGTGCACCAAAGTGCGGCCACCGCGGTCTGCAGTCTGCTGGATTTTATCCGCAACTTCGTCAAAGTGCTCGCTGAGGGGAGACACCGGGGAGTCAGCGAGCGGGATGTGGATGTACTCTACCCCGGGATGAAGAGGGCGGCGGCTCTTGGTCTCGGTCACGTTTACGATGCACGCTATCTTGCACCGAGCCACCTGGGAGGCGTCATTAGCCGCTCTGCCATTACTGAGATAAAGATGGTCGGTGACTCGGCACAGGCCTGACAGACCTGCGAGACCCGACTGATGCATACACGACGAGAAATGTACCACTGCAACAAAGATGTCTTACCGAAATGTTGTAAGTACCACAGTTAAACCTCCGCGGGACAAGCTAATGAAAACAACGCAGGAAGCCAATTTTCGTTTCCTTGGATGGGGAAGgaatgtcccgccctactccgcctctgattggctaatacTCGTTGCCTTCGtggttggattggttaggttCAGGCATGAGGAGTgtgattggttagggttagtgtaatacaccaatcagaggcagagtgggGCGGGACATTCCTTCGCCACCCTGGTGTAGTGTGAACGCACACGCTGTCGCTGACTGTCGCCTCCTTCTGGATGGAGGTTTCAAAGGTAGACATGCCAgacatttattttagtttttttgtacttATTATAATGAAAAACTAAAACCAAAAAGATCTTCGTATTATAtatcagcctttttttttttttttttttttacaattttaagACGTAAAGTTCCACGCAATAATGTCAAAATGTATTGTTATAGCCTAACGTGAAACATTTCACCTTACATGGTGATACTGATAAATAGTAGGCTAcattgttgttattgtagcctaatAACGTGAACATTTTCTGGTTATAACTTGTTAAGTTTGTGTGTTGTGATAACgttaaaaataacttttcacTTGACGTGAAAAACGTCTAAAACTGTTCACGTAATAACATGATACTGATATTCTTTCTTGTCCCTTTTAAGCTTTAAGTCAACTGAAAGCAGAATAGCTTACTGCCTTTTGCTCTGAGCTGGTTGCTGTGTAGCTGCTGGTGCCTGCAGGCAGTCCTCGGTTGCCCGGGAAACACAGATGGTGGATGAAGGGCGCGCATACAAAGGACCGTAAAACCTGTAGCGGCAGCTGGAGACCGAGCCCGCTGATTAATTCAGCTGTGTGCTGCTCCAGCTTAGTCAAAGGCGCCTCTGTTCTCTTTTAATACCTACTTCATTTTCTCTTTGTCCTGCGCAGCTTTCGGCTCCACTTGAGCCTGTTTTCCCTGCACCGGTCTCCCGTCAGTGCGCAGCTGTTGTCGGCACTCCCACATCTGCTTGTCTCGGCTCGGCAGCCATGTAGACCAAGCTCCGCTGCGGAGCGTGCACGTCCAGGGGGGGCGACGACCAGCACTTTTACTGCGGGCTAATCACTGCTCACACACGGCGTGGAACCTGTTTACAGCTTCGGCAGCTTGTCCCGAGAATGGAAGAAGgtaaaagaaggaaaaagaggaagaagaagtgaTCTTTTCGCGCCGTTTGATGCTCGGCAGGTGCATGTGGAACCTGGAAATATCTGGTAGGAAGAAAAAGATTCTGGTTTCTGGTTTTTACAACCAACGCTATTATTTGGCTTATCAAACTTAAATTGTATTAATCTGTTGTTAGATTAGATACACATGGAGTCATATACTGCCCTGCAGAGGAGGGCCTATACTGTCGTGTAGCCCTGCAGGGTTAAGGATATTAAAAATATGCTTATTTATAGAACATACGGTTCTGTTAGACAAATGCCAAATTAGATTGAAGATTTATTTAATCACAGACAATATGTTGCTGCATGCAGTGCTACAGTGTAGAGCTGCAaatattaattgattagttgtcaactattaaatgaatcggCAACTagtttaataatcgattaatctgtttctctctgaaaattctctgaatattttctagtttcttctctcctctgtgacagtaaactgaatatctttgagttgtggacaaaacaagacatttgaggacgtcatcttgggctttttgggaaacactggtcggcattttcaccattttctgacattttagagaccacaCAACtatggagaaaataatcgacagattaatcaacaatgaaaataatcgttagttgcagccctactacagtatacagtatggtAAACACTAGCTATGTTTCCAATTTCATCCACACATTTTTATGCGAATTAAGTAATATCGAATGAAAATTggcttatggaaacagtaaaatttgattgaatttcatgaatatcgactcaaagtttatacgttcggtctcatcggattttctcTCAATCAATATACGGCTTATgtgataaacgctgatggaaacgttatttgccgaataaataatgaattgcgataaagttttaggtcattttatggttaaaCAGATGCACCTGTACGGGTCAGAAGTGGTGAAGACCgcgttaaggaaaaggtcatggttGGGCTTACGTTTctatgacacgcgggacaagaacgggacggatgggtttaggaaaagaagaatgggacggttgggtttaggtaaagaagaacaggacagttgggtttaggaaaagaagaacaggacagttgggtttaggaaaagaagaacaggacagttgggtttaggaaaagaagaacgggatggttgggtttaggaaaagaagaacaggacagttgggtttaggaaaagaagaacaggacagttgggtttaggaaaagaagaacaggacagttgggtttaggaaaagaagaacgggacggttgggtttaggaaaagaagaacgggacggttgggtttaggaaaagaagaacgggacggttgggtttaggaaaagaagaacgggacggttgggtttaggaaaagaagaacaggacagttgggtttaggaaaaaaagaacgggacggttgggtttaggtaaagaagaacgggacggttgggtttaggaaaagaagaacgggacggttgggtttaggtaaagaagaacgggacagttgggtttaggaaaagaagaacaggacagttgggtttaggaaaagaagaacgggacggttgggtttaggtaaagaagaacgggacggttgggtttaggaaaagaagaatgggacggttgggtttaggtaaagaagaacgggacagttgggtttaggaaaagaagaacaggacagctgggtttaggaaaagaagaacaggacagttgggtttaggtaaagaagaaagcaacgattgggtttaggaaacgtgacacgcaggacacgatccccggtctcctgggtgaaagtcctgtgttgtttgacccatccaccaaccaacctccctatacgaatttttgggctttcatactactcactaccttagtcgctcttagtgctacgtcatcttcaaacgcCCTGGTGCGTTCTACAAACACTCTGAAGGGCGTTTTTtacgtcgtatctgacgctgacagccactgcccaaacgtccgtattttacgagttcggagggAGTACGGGTTGgccatacacctgtggcacaaggtgcaCTCTGGAGTTACGCAGCAAGATCTCATGCGCCTTATCCACTCCAGGTGGGTATATACCTTCGCATCTTCCTCGttcgtatggcattgcacacgCCGTAAACACGCAGTGGTCTTGCTGACCCCAAACATttcgcctaccactctgtactctgcgcatgtagccagtttgtagagcgcaatGGCGATACACTTCTCGGTTGGAACCGGAGGTCCATGGCTTATCTGGGTCAAGGGACGGGCCAATGAAATTACACAACAGTTCAAatccgaaaatgcttcaaccaaagggtttccgtgaagtgtctctAAGTGTtaagtggatggaaactaagCTAGTATCTGAGCTGCAGCCACTGTACTGTATTTCCTGCACTGCTTGGACAATAGAAATGTCAAACAACTTTAACTCAACCCTATTTTATCTATGGTCaaaagcagtggttcccaaagtagGGCCTGGGGACCCCCCAGGGTCCTTGAAGAGGTTTCAGGGAATCCCCAGCCAAAGGGGAAttattatttgactttttttaaatgttttttgacaatttttctGATGGTTATTTTATAGTTAAATAGATTTCTTCTTttccaagttattttttttttggcgcttttgacattttttcaattatttttttttcttcgggaaaaaaaaacgatttgtAAGgggaattatttattttcactattatTCAATCAATAAGTATCTACGGAAAACGATTAGGTCCAcgtgaaaatgtatttgagttctgagtttaaagtcagaattctagggcgcctgggtagctcacctggtagagcgcgcgcccgtATCTCGAGggttactcctcaacgcagcagcCGTCGgtttcgactccgacctgcggccctttgctgcatgtcattccccctgtcttcagctgtcctataaagtcaaaggcctaaaatgccccaaaaatattttttattcatgttttattcaaaTTGTTAAAAGGTAACTTCAGTTTTTATTATCGTTATTATTCTCTAACCTGACTCCAccgggaactttccgttggagaattTTTGGGAagggggcgaaaatactggttagctgattggataaaccatctgtctatcaccacctatgttggtgatggacgggccaaatcaaccaatcagatcaacgatatatcaaactcttgccgaaaccagtcgggagaagagcaaaaacatcttttcctctgagaaaagcctccagtgccgttttttttgctcttctttcaatgaaggaatactttctaatttggataaaacttgcgtgatagctacgctcatctcatccgtggaagccgccacgttgtttagactgaacagtcgcttctcgttgcgtcacacctaaacccgcctcaaaaccaacgctgattggtcggtcgtttggcgaacggctccaaattttctctgtctcaagatgccagactgatctgggagtggaaaactggagctcgcgagatcaggacggtctcacgaggctaccatattttccggactataagtcgctccggagtataagtcgcatcagtcaaaaaatgcatcatgaagaggaaaaaaacatatataagtcgcactggactataagtcgcatttatttagaaattgatttcacaaaatccaagaccaagaatagccatttaatctggaaaggcaagttattcaactagacaatagcacacagaacaacaggctgaatacggtaggtgtccggtatgttaacgtaacacattaacagttattcagctAGAcaatagcacacagaacaactaccagggcgtggagacgtaactgctgCGTTGACGAGCCTCTCCCAGCAGCACGTTGTtcaagcacccatctgtggactcgttcctccagctctggccat
Coding sequences within:
- the zgc:153044 gene encoding dual specificity protein phosphatase 18, which produces MHQSGLAGLSGLCRVTDHLYLSNGRAANDASQVARCKIACIVNVTETKSRRPLHPGVEYIHIPLADSPVSPLSEHFDEVADKIQQTADRGGRTLVHCNAGVSRSASLCMAYLMKHRGVSLLEAHRWVRTSRPVVRPNNGFWKQLIRYEMELRGCTSVRMVSSSMGELPDIYEHETRNMMPL